From one Nonomuraea polychroma genomic stretch:
- a CDS encoding TetR/AcrR family transcriptional regulator C-terminal domain-containing protein, which translates to MPAKRPPVPLSRERIIEAALHIADSQGLRRLTMRRLGDALQVEAMAIYHHLPRGKEALMDALAEHVTTVHVEQGPTWQETAKAWCRAERELLREHPGVLALALTKPPKGATALAIKEQIEQLADGGLVNAAEAVRALRAFVFGSVAVEVQQSGWADPEVDEWVRRDERADMDFERGLDALLKGLQT; encoded by the coding sequence ATGCCCGCCAAGCGACCACCCGTCCCCCTCTCCCGCGAACGCATCATCGAGGCCGCGCTCCACATCGCCGACAGCCAGGGCCTGCGCCGGCTGACGATGCGCCGCCTGGGTGACGCGCTCCAGGTGGAGGCCATGGCCATCTACCACCACCTGCCCCGCGGCAAGGAGGCGCTGATGGACGCCCTGGCCGAGCACGTCACCACCGTGCACGTGGAGCAGGGCCCGACCTGGCAGGAGACGGCCAAGGCCTGGTGCCGGGCCGAGCGCGAGCTGCTCCGCGAGCACCCGGGCGTGCTTGCCCTGGCTTTGACGAAACCCCCCAAGGGCGCCACGGCCCTCGCCATCAAGGAGCAGATCGAGCAACTCGCCGACGGCGGCCTGGTCAACGCCGCGGAGGCCGTACGCGCGCTGCGGGCCTTCGTGTTCGGCAGCGTGGCCGTCGAGGTGCAGCAGTCCGGCTGGGCTGATCCCGAGGTTGATGAATGGGTCAGGAGGGACGAAAGAGCCGATATGGACTTCGAGCGCGGACTCGACGCTCTTCTCAAGGGTTTGCAAACGTGA
- a CDS encoding M24 family metallopeptidase, whose translation MTSSDLYPVSRLAAVQEATAKSGLDALLLTPGPDLRYVSGYDAKPLERLTCLVVPAAGEPYMMVPRLELPAAEASPASRLGLEFVAWDETDDPYAIVAGRLGDVGKVGLADRMWAMSSLRFREVLPGAEQVLAGSVLRELRMRKSPAEVAALCEAGEAIDAVHRRVPEFLRAGRTEREVGRDIAEAILAAGHETVDFVIVASGPNGASPHHDVSDRVIQAGEPVVVDIGGQLHNGYCSDSTRTYSVGEPPAEFRAYYEVLQRAQEAACAAVRPGVSCESVDAAARDVIAEAGYADYFIHRTGHGIGIETHEEPYIVSGNGEPLEPGFAFSVEPGIYLPGRHGARIEDIVVCSENGGDRLNNTPRDLVIV comes from the coding sequence GTGACGTCCTCAGATCTGTATCCCGTGTCCCGTCTCGCCGCCGTTCAGGAGGCCACCGCCAAGAGCGGTCTCGACGCCCTGCTGCTCACGCCCGGCCCCGACCTGCGGTACGTGAGCGGCTATGACGCCAAGCCGCTGGAGCGGCTCACCTGCCTGGTGGTGCCCGCGGCGGGGGAGCCGTACATGATGGTGCCCCGCTTGGAGCTGCCCGCCGCCGAGGCCTCGCCCGCCTCGCGGCTCGGGCTGGAGTTCGTGGCCTGGGACGAGACCGACGACCCGTATGCGATCGTGGCGGGCCGGCTCGGCGACGTCGGCAAGGTCGGGCTCGCCGACCGGATGTGGGCCATGTCGTCGCTGCGCTTCCGCGAGGTGCTGCCGGGCGCCGAGCAGGTGCTGGCCGGCAGCGTGCTGCGGGAGCTGCGGATGCGCAAGTCCCCGGCCGAGGTGGCGGCGCTGTGCGAGGCGGGGGAGGCGATCGACGCCGTCCACCGGCGGGTGCCCGAGTTCCTGCGCGCCGGGCGGACCGAGCGCGAGGTGGGCAGGGACATCGCCGAGGCGATCCTGGCGGCCGGGCACGAGACGGTCGACTTCGTGATCGTCGCCTCCGGCCCCAACGGCGCCAGCCCCCACCACGACGTGTCCGACCGGGTGATCCAGGCGGGCGAGCCGGTCGTGGTCGACATCGGCGGCCAGCTGCACAACGGCTACTGCTCCGACTCCACGCGCACCTACAGCGTGGGCGAGCCGCCCGCCGAGTTCCGGGCGTACTACGAGGTGCTGCAGCGCGCTCAGGAGGCGGCGTGCGCGGCCGTGCGGCCGGGTGTGTCGTGCGAGTCGGTCGACGCGGCCGCCCGCGACGTGATCGCCGAGGCCGGGTACGCCGACTACTTCATCCACCGGACCGGGCACGGGATCGGGATCGAGACGCACGAGGAGCCCTACATCGTGTCCGGCAACGGGGAGCCGCTGGAGCCGGGCTTCGCCTTCTCCGTCGAGCCGGGCATCTACCTGCCGGGCCGGCACGGCGCCAGGATCGAGGACATCGTGGTGTGCTCGGAGAACGGCGGGGACCGGCTGAACAACACGCCCCGCGACCTGGTGATCGTGTAG
- a CDS encoding DUF5999 family protein, with the protein MCPHHPACPDAEAPDREKARTLACHPEQGWSLLCNGVVLFEDTGELLPSGATIEPHRPVVGAA; encoded by the coding sequence ATGTGCCCGCACCACCCGGCCTGTCCGGATGCAGAGGCGCCAGACCGAGAGAAGGCACGCACTCTTGCCTGCCACCCAGAGCAGGGATGGAGCCTGCTCTGCAACGGCGTCGTCCTGTTCGAGGACACCGGGGAGCTCCTGCCCAGCGGTGCCACCATCGAACCGCACCGGCCCGTGGTCGGCGCCGCCTGA
- a CDS encoding HD domain-containing protein — MTSNALDRALTDPPPRPLPAEAEALLRDLDAPPRLAAHLRAVHDVAAELLDWVAGHHPATPVDREAVLFGAAIHDIGKCLHPAELSGPGSAHEHAGHRLLRERGVPERLARFTRTHAAWTGEATTVEDHLVSLADKIWKAKREPDLERLVVDRLAGEAPAWQVFMDLDDLLTTLANGADARLAFQNAYPIA; from the coding sequence GTGACCTCGAACGCCCTCGACCGCGCGCTCACCGACCCGCCACCCCGCCCGCTGCCCGCCGAGGCGGAAGCCCTGTTACGCGACCTGGACGCGCCGCCCCGCCTGGCCGCCCATCTCCGAGCCGTGCACGACGTGGCGGCCGAGCTCCTGGACTGGGTGGCCGGCCACCATCCGGCCACGCCGGTCGACCGGGAGGCGGTGCTGTTCGGCGCCGCCATCCACGACATCGGCAAGTGCCTCCACCCGGCCGAGCTGTCGGGCCCGGGCTCGGCTCACGAGCACGCCGGCCACCGCCTCCTGCGCGAGCGCGGAGTGCCGGAGCGGCTGGCCCGCTTCACCCGTACCCATGCCGCATGGACCGGCGAGGCCACCACGGTGGAGGACCACCTGGTCAGCCTGGCCGACAAGATCTGGAAGGCCAAGCGCGAGCCGGACCTGGAGCGACTCGTCGTGGACCGGCTCGCGGGCGAGGCGCCGGCCTGGCAGGTCTTCATGGACCTGGACGACCTGCTCACCACGCTCGCGAACGGCGCCGACGCCCGCCTGGCCTTCCAGAACGCCTATCCGATCGCCTGA
- a CDS encoding PP2C family protein-serine/threonine phosphatase: protein MVDVMGNAAVESGLLGHETDAEMLAVRLAHAQRLGNMGWAEWHLHTGETIWSDQVYTIFGRDPGQGPIPLPQLAKHVEPAYVAALDRLLWSAVQGVEPVQAEFRIRRGGELRDLRVVLEPLMAPGGPIGLHGVIQDITGRRRAERLMSESRRQLLEAREQAAEERHVMLALRDAILPDPACCPSPPHTSIAVRYVPAEKTANLGGDWFEAAPAPDGRLLLAIGDVSGHGLPAIAHMAQLRHALVGLAMTGRPANRLLDWLNELVLHQLNDTTATAIIGHLDPETRVFAWSQAGHLAPILVRDGVAGRLDQPRGVLLGATFGRPYELATTRLIPGDVLLLFTDGLVERRTRDIDVGLDQVVAVAGQVPGGDLEEGLDRLLSDIGGPNPEDDACLLAVGILA from the coding sequence ATGGTCGACGTCATGGGCAACGCCGCGGTGGAATCCGGGCTGCTCGGGCACGAAACCGACGCGGAGATGCTCGCCGTACGGCTGGCGCACGCGCAGCGGCTCGGCAACATGGGCTGGGCGGAATGGCACCTCCATACCGGCGAGACGATCTGGTCCGATCAGGTGTACACGATCTTCGGACGCGACCCGGGCCAGGGCCCCATCCCCCTGCCCCAGCTCGCCAAGCACGTCGAGCCCGCGTACGTGGCCGCGCTCGACCGGCTCTTGTGGTCGGCCGTGCAGGGCGTCGAGCCGGTCCAGGCCGAGTTCCGCATCCGCCGCGGAGGAGAGCTCCGCGACCTGCGCGTGGTGCTCGAGCCGCTCATGGCCCCCGGCGGCCCCATCGGCCTGCACGGCGTCATCCAGGACATCACCGGCCGCCGCCGCGCCGAGCGCCTGATGTCGGAGTCGCGCCGCCAGCTCCTGGAGGCCCGCGAGCAGGCGGCCGAAGAACGCCACGTCATGCTGGCCCTGCGCGACGCGATACTCCCCGACCCCGCCTGCTGCCCCAGCCCGCCGCACACCAGCATCGCCGTGCGGTACGTGCCCGCCGAGAAGACCGCGAACCTCGGCGGCGACTGGTTCGAGGCCGCCCCCGCCCCCGACGGCCGCCTGCTGCTGGCCATCGGCGACGTCTCCGGCCACGGCCTGCCCGCGATCGCCCACATGGCCCAGCTGCGCCACGCGCTCGTCGGCCTCGCCATGACGGGACGACCCGCCAACCGGCTGCTGGACTGGCTCAACGAGCTGGTTCTGCACCAGCTCAACGACACCACCGCCACGGCGATCATCGGGCATCTGGACCCGGAGACCCGGGTGTTCGCCTGGAGCCAGGCCGGTCACCTGGCGCCCATCCTGGTGCGCGACGGGGTGGCCGGCCGGCTCGACCAGCCCAGGGGCGTGCTGCTCGGCGCCACGTTCGGGCGCCCGTACGAGCTGGCCACGACCCGGCTGATACCCGGGGACGTGCTGCTGCTGTTCACCGACGGGCTGGTCGAGCGGCGCACCCGCGACATCGACGTCGGCCTCGACCAGGTCGTGGCCGTCGCCGGCCAGGTGCCGGGCGGCGACCTGGAGGAAGGGCTCGACCGCCTGCTGTCCGACATCGGCGGCCCCAACCCGGAAGACGACGCGTGTCTGCTCGCGGTGGGCATACTGGCCTAG
- a CDS encoding alpha/beta family hydrolase, with the protein MEVMTPRGPALVEVDEVAEPRLLLVLTHGSAGGVGAPDLLAVRDAALGAGAVVARVTQAFRVAGARAPGSPAKQDEAWEIVLTRVRARYPGLPLVQGGRSNGARVACRTAKAVGAAAVVALAFPLHPPGKPERSRAEELRAAGVDVLVVNGTRDPFGIPDAADAARLVVLPGEGHDLKRDPARVGEVVAQWIARYAAH; encoded by the coding sequence ATGGAGGTCATGACCCCGCGAGGGCCCGCGCTGGTCGAGGTCGACGAGGTGGCCGAGCCTCGGCTGCTGCTCGTGCTGACCCACGGGTCCGCCGGGGGAGTGGGCGCTCCGGACCTGCTGGCCGTGCGCGATGCCGCGCTCGGCGCAGGGGCCGTCGTGGCCAGGGTGACGCAGGCGTTCCGGGTGGCGGGTGCGCGGGCGCCGGGCTCGCCGGCCAAGCAGGACGAGGCCTGGGAGATCGTCCTGACGCGGGTGCGTGCCCGCTATCCTGGCCTGCCCCTCGTGCAGGGCGGCCGGAGCAATGGGGCGCGGGTCGCCTGCCGTACGGCCAAGGCGGTCGGCGCGGCGGCGGTCGTGGCGCTGGCCTTCCCGCTGCACCCGCCCGGCAAGCCGGAGCGTTCGAGAGCCGAGGAGCTACGCGCCGCCGGGGTGGACGTGCTGGTCGTCAACGGAACTCGCGACCCCTTCGGCATCCCCGACGCCGCGGACGCGGCGCGCCTGGTGGTGCTGCCCGGTGAGGGCCACGATCTGAAACGTGACCCCGCCCGGGTGGGCGAGGTCGTGGCGCAGTGGATCGCCCGCTACGCGGCTCACTAG
- a CDS encoding 5'-3' exonuclease, which translates to MVLDTPSLYFRAFYGVPESITAPDGSPINAVRGLIDMIATLVRQHSPRELAATMDADWRPAFRVAAIPTYKAHRVAHGNTEVVPDALVPQIAVIQEVLDAVGIARPESPGYEADDVIGTLTHQASGAVDIVTGDRDLFQLVDDARPVRVLYTARGIRNLQIVDEAFVTAKYGVPGRAYADFATLRGDPSDGLPGVAGVGEKTAAALITRFGSLDALIEALDAGVTDGFPAGSRTRLAAARDYLSAAPAVVKVAHDAPLPATDLTLPAKPRDPEALVRLADRYGLDGPLNRLLDVLGG; encoded by the coding sequence ATGGTTCTGGACACTCCGTCCCTCTACTTCCGCGCCTTCTACGGCGTGCCGGAGTCGATCACGGCTCCCGACGGCTCGCCGATCAACGCGGTACGCGGCCTCATCGACATGATCGCCACCCTCGTGCGCCAGCACTCCCCCAGGGAGCTGGCGGCCACCATGGACGCCGACTGGCGGCCGGCCTTCCGCGTGGCGGCGATCCCGACGTACAAGGCGCACCGCGTCGCGCACGGCAACACCGAGGTGGTGCCCGACGCGCTCGTGCCCCAGATCGCCGTCATCCAGGAGGTGCTCGACGCCGTCGGCATCGCCCGCCCGGAATCGCCCGGCTACGAGGCCGACGACGTCATCGGCACGCTCACCCACCAGGCGAGCGGCGCGGTCGACATCGTCACCGGCGACCGCGACCTGTTCCAGCTGGTCGACGACGCCCGCCCGGTCCGGGTCCTCTACACCGCCCGCGGCATCCGCAACCTGCAGATCGTGGACGAGGCGTTCGTCACCGCCAAATACGGCGTCCCCGGCCGCGCCTACGCCGACTTCGCCACCCTGCGCGGCGACCCCAGCGACGGCCTGCCCGGCGTCGCCGGCGTCGGCGAGAAGACCGCGGCCGCGCTCATCACCCGCTTCGGCTCCCTCGACGCCCTCATCGAGGCCCTCGACGCGGGCGTGACCGACGGCTTCCCCGCCGGCAGCCGCACCAGGCTGGCCGCCGCCCGCGACTACCTGAGCGCCGCCCCGGCCGTCGTCAAGGTCGCCCACGACGCCCCGCTCCCGGCCACCGACCTGACGCTGCCGGCCAAGCCGCGCGACCCGGAGGCGCTGGTGCGCCTGGCCGACCGCTACGGCCTGGACGGCCCGCTCAACCGCCTGCTCGACGTGCTGGGCGGCTGA
- a CDS encoding protein phosphatase 2C domain-containing protein — protein sequence MFAEVTYATSAGSGRPNEDLVIAGPSWIVVLDGATAAAGVDSGCLHDVPWLVARLGGALAARLAVDGDTPLSGVLEEAIEETAAAHGGGCDLGHPDSPSSTVAVVRVARGRVEYLVLGDSPVVLAPAAGGAEVVADDRLERLPGGRPYTVELVRRMRNVPGGFWVAAARPEAAAQGVGGSVDARELRGVGVCTDGVARLVDWYGWSWDDVVAALDGEGPRAVIGAVRGLEVARGPVRGKRHDDASAAWGRLVAAPS from the coding sequence ATGTTCGCGGAGGTCACGTACGCCACCAGTGCCGGCTCCGGGCGGCCCAACGAGGACCTGGTGATCGCCGGCCCGTCCTGGATCGTCGTGCTCGACGGGGCCACGGCGGCGGCCGGGGTGGACAGCGGGTGCCTGCACGACGTGCCGTGGCTGGTGGCGCGGCTCGGCGGGGCGCTGGCGGCGCGGCTGGCCGTGGACGGTGACACGCCGCTGTCCGGGGTGCTGGAGGAGGCCATCGAGGAAACGGCGGCGGCGCACGGGGGCGGGTGTGATCTGGGCCATCCGGATTCGCCGTCGTCGACGGTGGCCGTGGTGCGGGTCGCGCGCGGACGGGTGGAATATCTCGTGCTGGGGGATTCGCCGGTCGTGCTCGCGCCGGCGGCCGGCGGGGCCGAGGTGGTGGCCGATGATCGGCTGGAGCGGTTGCCGGGCGGGCGGCCGTACACGGTGGAGCTGGTGCGGCGGATGCGGAACGTGCCGGGAGGGTTCTGGGTGGCCGCGGCCCGGCCCGAGGCGGCCGCCCAAGGGGTGGGCGGGTCAGTGGACGCACGGGAGCTGCGAGGGGTCGGGGTGTGCACCGACGGGGTCGCGCGGCTCGTCGACTGGTACGGGTGGAGCTGGGACGACGTGGTCGCCGCGCTGGACGGGGAGGGGCCGCGCGCGGTGATCGGGGCCGTGCGCGGGCTGGAGGTCGCGCGTGGGCCGGTCCGGGGGAAACGGCACGACGACGCCTCCGCGGCGTGGGGCCGGCTGGTGGCCGCTCCAAGCTGA
- the menD gene encoding 2-succinyl-5-enolpyruvyl-6-hydroxy-3-cyclohexene-1-carboxylic-acid synthase, with product MNPATALATVLVDELVRCGLTDVVLAPGSRSAPLALALHAESRVRLHVRIDERSASYLALGLAKRAERPVALICSSGTATANFHPAVIEASEAGVPLLVLTADRPPELRGTGANQTIDQIKMYGTATRWFAEVGVPEDRPGQVAYWRSLACRAYQRAAGPANPGPVHLNLAFREPLIPDGDTTWSEPLDGGANGPWVRARVAPPPIALHIPPTRRGVLVVGDGAANVRRYVAAAGMAGWPVLSEPNGGARYGDHAISTYHYLLGTPEFADGHRPDVVVTLGRPGLSRPLLSWLRRTAEHIVVAPDLDRWPDPTRSATQVAQAVEIPVAAGDDSWLHAWRRADLAARSAVDEVLDASGLSEPRLARDLVDALPNGALLFSGSSMPIRDLDQAMRPRRGIRVMANRGASGIDGLVSTAMGAALAHNGPAFALLGDLSFLHDQNGLILGPREPRPDLCFVVVNNDGGGIFSLLPQAAVRGPFERVFGTPHGVDLGYAAAATGTPYTLVSEITELPKALRGEGPRVVEVRTDREENVLVHARLREAAQEAVRALLVD from the coding sequence TTGAACCCCGCCACCGCGCTGGCCACCGTGCTGGTCGACGAGCTGGTGCGCTGCGGCCTGACCGACGTGGTGCTGGCACCCGGCTCCCGCTCCGCCCCGCTGGCGCTGGCGCTGCACGCCGAGTCGCGGGTGCGTCTGCACGTGCGCATCGACGAACGTTCGGCGTCATACCTGGCGCTCGGGCTGGCCAAGCGCGCCGAGCGGCCGGTCGCGCTGATCTGCTCGTCCGGCACGGCCACCGCCAACTTCCACCCGGCCGTGATCGAAGCCAGCGAGGCCGGCGTCCCGCTGCTGGTGCTCACCGCCGACCGCCCGCCCGAGTTGCGCGGGACCGGCGCCAACCAGACGATCGACCAGATCAAGATGTACGGGACGGCCACGCGCTGGTTCGCCGAGGTCGGCGTGCCGGAGGACCGGCCCGGGCAGGTGGCTTACTGGCGGTCGCTGGCCTGCCGCGCCTACCAGCGGGCCGCAGGCCCGGCGAACCCCGGCCCGGTCCACCTCAACCTGGCCTTCAGAGAGCCGCTCATCCCCGACGGCGACACCACCTGGAGCGAGCCGCTCGACGGCGGCGCGAACGGCCCATGGGTGCGGGCCAGGGTCGCGCCCCCGCCGATCGCCCTGCACATCCCGCCGACCCGGCGCGGCGTGCTCGTCGTCGGCGACGGCGCCGCCAACGTGCGCCGCTACGTGGCCGCCGCCGGCATGGCGGGCTGGCCGGTGCTGTCGGAGCCGAACGGCGGCGCCCGCTACGGCGACCATGCCATCTCGACCTATCACTACCTGCTGGGCACGCCCGAATTCGCCGACGGGCACCGGCCCGACGTGGTCGTCACGCTCGGCCGGCCCGGGTTGTCGCGGCCGCTGCTGTCGTGGCTCCGGCGGACGGCGGAGCACATCGTGGTGGCGCCCGACCTGGACCGCTGGCCCGACCCGACCCGGTCGGCCACGCAAGTGGCGCAGGCGGTGGAGATCCCGGTGGCCGCGGGCGACGACAGCTGGCTGCACGCCTGGCGGCGGGCGGACCTCGCGGCCAGGTCGGCCGTGGACGAGGTGCTCGACGCCTCAGGACTCAGCGAGCCGCGCCTGGCCAGGGACCTGGTGGACGCGCTGCCGAACGGGGCGTTGTTGTTCAGCGGGTCGTCGATGCCGATCCGCGACCTGGACCAGGCGATGCGTCCGCGGCGCGGCATCAGGGTGATGGCCAACCGGGGCGCCTCCGGCATCGACGGCCTGGTCTCGACCGCGATGGGGGCGGCGCTGGCGCACAACGGGCCCGCCTTCGCGCTGCTCGGCGACCTGTCGTTCCTGCACGACCAGAACGGGCTGATCCTCGGGCCCCGTGAGCCGCGGCCCGACCTGTGCTTCGTGGTGGTCAACAACGACGGCGGCGGGATCTTCTCGCTGCTGCCGCAGGCGGCGGTGCGCGGTCCGTTCGAGCGGGTCTTCGGCACGCCGCACGGGGTCGATCTCGGGTATGCGGCGGCCGCGACCGGGACGCCGTACACGCTGGTGTCGGAGATCACGGAGCTGCCGAAGGCGCTGCGCGGCGAGGGGCCGCGCGTGGTCGAGGTGCGCACCGACCGCGAGGAGAACGTGCTCGTGCACGCCCGCCTGCGCGAGGCCGCGCAGGAGGCCGTGCGCGCCCTGCTGGTCGATTAG
- a CDS encoding RNA polymerase sigma factor: MPRSAVATPPATLDQLLERGRNQGHLSLAELRDAFADAGISPSEGRTILRELSEAGVSLAAENEPSLSKTAPKKTTTRKPAQPKATEEHEDAAPKKSSTSRAKVTGRNAAKAKTDTPAAAKGIVPPDPKPEHEEDVPDDVVLSAENDEVESEPLDLDDTQSTMGDSVHTYLKSIGRRTLLTAAQEVELARRIEAGLYAEYKLETHPELPLDVREDLLMVVEDGRQAKDHMLEANLRLVVSVAKKYTDRGMSLLDVVQEGNLGLIRAVEKFDYTKGFKFSTYAMWWIRQAIQRGFADSARTIRLPVHVLEMLSKLSRVERDMHQRLGREPTPEELAVELDKTPDQIEELLRTSRQPISLNATIGEDGETTIGDLIEDVDSPEASEIVDRQLLGDQLRGVLDNLSPRESKIMALRFGLVDGKPHTLDEIGKHLGLTRERIRQLEKESLSKLRHPSNTRPLLDWAS, encoded by the coding sequence ATGCCCAGATCCGCCGTGGCGACCCCACCCGCGACTCTCGACCAATTGCTTGAACGAGGGCGTAACCAGGGTCACCTTTCTCTCGCGGAGCTGCGTGACGCGTTCGCCGATGCCGGGATCAGCCCCTCTGAGGGCCGTACGATACTGCGCGAGCTGTCGGAGGCCGGCGTGAGCCTGGCCGCCGAGAACGAGCCGTCTCTCAGCAAGACCGCCCCCAAGAAGACCACCACCAGGAAGCCCGCACAGCCGAAGGCCACCGAGGAGCATGAGGACGCTGCTCCGAAGAAGTCCTCGACCTCGCGAGCAAAGGTTACCGGCCGCAACGCGGCCAAGGCAAAAACCGACACGCCGGCCGCGGCGAAGGGCATCGTGCCGCCCGACCCCAAGCCGGAGCACGAGGAGGACGTGCCGGACGACGTCGTCTTGAGCGCCGAGAACGACGAGGTCGAAAGCGAGCCGCTCGACCTGGACGACACGCAGTCGACCATGGGCGACTCGGTGCACACCTACCTCAAGTCCATCGGCCGCCGCACGCTGCTCACCGCGGCGCAGGAGGTCGAGCTCGCCAGGCGCATCGAGGCCGGCCTGTACGCCGAGTACAAGCTGGAGACCCACCCCGAGCTGCCGCTGGACGTCCGTGAGGACCTCCTCATGGTCGTCGAGGACGGCAGGCAGGCCAAGGACCACATGCTGGAGGCCAACCTGCGGCTGGTCGTCTCGGTGGCCAAGAAGTACACCGACCGCGGCATGTCACTGCTGGACGTGGTCCAGGAGGGCAATCTGGGCCTGATCAGGGCGGTGGAGAAGTTCGACTACACCAAGGGCTTCAAGTTCTCCACGTACGCCATGTGGTGGATCAGGCAGGCCATCCAGCGTGGCTTCGCCGACTCGGCCCGGACCATCCGGCTGCCCGTGCACGTGCTGGAGATGCTCTCGAAGCTGTCGCGGGTCGAACGTGACATGCACCAGCGCCTGGGGCGGGAGCCGACGCCCGAGGAGCTGGCGGTCGAGCTCGACAAGACGCCGGACCAGATCGAGGAGCTGCTGCGCACCAGCCGCCAGCCGATCTCGCTGAACGCGACGATCGGCGAGGACGGGGAGACCACGATCGGCGACCTCATCGAGGACGTCGACTCGCCGGAGGCCTCGGAGATCGTCGACCGCCAGCTGCTGGGCGACCAGCTGCGGGGCGTGCTCGACAACCTCTCGCCCCGCGAGTCGAAGATCATGGCTCTGCGGTTCGGCCTGGTGGACGGCAAGCCGCACACGCTTGACGAGATCGGCAAGCACCTGGGCCTGACCCGGGAGCGGATCCGCCAGTTGGAGAAGGAATCGCTGTCCAAGCTGCGCCACCCGAGCAACACCCGCCCGCTGCTCGACTGGGCCAGCTGA
- a CDS encoding AMP-binding protein has translation MWRNPSHPDRPLHAIVQPPGPALFTAVRDALSGDGPAVLPLPPGQADAALAALRPTHVGGTPQDGGAGVPADVAVVIATSGSTGTPKGVMLSATALRASAAASLRRVEASKGERWLCCLPVSHVSGLQVLVRALLSESEPIIHPRFDARAVLDSGADHVSLVPTQLHRLVELGADLSGFRTILLGGAAPRPGLLEQARDLGARVVTTYGMSETCGGCVYDGQPLYNVDLKIGEDGLIRIAGPVLFSGYRSGDPAPFDGGWFVTSDLGELAGGRLRVLGRADDVINTGGEKVMAAAVTAVLGGHPEVADVAVIGVPDPEWGELVTAVVVPADPNTPPTLAQLRAYCRDRLPPHAAPRALRLAAGLPLLPNGKTDLVRLKAGT, from the coding sequence ATGTGGAGGAACCCGTCGCATCCGGACCGTCCGCTGCATGCCATTGTGCAGCCTCCGGGACCCGCGCTGTTCACGGCCGTACGCGACGCGCTCTCCGGCGACGGACCCGCCGTCCTCCCCCTGCCTCCAGGCCAGGCCGACGCCGCGCTGGCCGCGCTGCGCCCCACCCACGTCGGCGGGACACCCCAGGACGGCGGCGCCGGCGTGCCCGCCGATGTGGCGGTCGTCATCGCCACCAGCGGCAGCACCGGCACGCCCAAGGGCGTGATGTTGTCGGCCACCGCGCTGCGCGCCTCCGCCGCGGCCTCGCTGCGGCGCGTGGAGGCCTCCAAGGGCGAGCGCTGGCTGTGCTGCCTGCCCGTCTCCCACGTCTCCGGCCTGCAGGTGCTGGTGCGCGCCCTGCTGTCGGAGAGCGAGCCGATCATCCACCCGCGCTTCGACGCGCGGGCGGTCCTGGACTCCGGCGCCGACCACGTCTCCCTCGTGCCCACCCAGCTGCACCGGCTCGTGGAGCTGGGGGCCGATCTGTCGGGGTTCCGCACGATCCTGCTCGGCGGCGCCGCGCCGCGTCCCGGCCTGCTGGAGCAGGCCCGGGACCTCGGTGCCCGGGTCGTGACGACGTACGGGATGAGCGAGACGTGCGGGGGCTGCGTGTACGACGGCCAGCCCCTTTACAATGTAGATCTCAAAATCGGCGAGGACGGGCTGATCCGGATCGCCGGTCCCGTGCTCTTCTCCGGCTACCGCTCCGGCGATCCCGCCCCCTTCGACGGCGGCTGGTTCGTCACCTCCGACCTGGGCGAGCTGGCCGGCGGGCGGCTGCGGGTGCTGGGCCGGGCCGACGACGTCATCAACACCGGCGGCGAGAAGGTCATGGCCGCCGCCGTGACCGCCGTGCTCGGCGGCCATCCGGAGGTCGCCGACGTGGCGGTGATCGGCGTGCCCGATCCCGAATGGGGCGAGCTCGTCACCGCGGTCGTGGTGCCTGCTGACCCCAACACGCCGCCCACGCTTGCCCAATTGCGGGCATACTGCCGCGATAGGCTTCCCCCTCACGCCGCTCCGCGCGCGCTGCGCCTGGCCGCCGGACTGCCGCTGCTGCCGAACGGGAAGACCGATCTGGTACGGCTGAAGGCAGGAACCTGA